The DNA sequence GAGGATCCCGAAGGAGCGTGATCGGCGGGAAGAGGTACTCCTTCTCCCCCTTCCGCGCGCGGCGCTTCCGTTCGGTCTTCCCCTTCGTTTCCTCGGCCATCGCCGGCTGGTGGATGACGGGGCCCGGATCGGCGGACGTCTCGTTCTCATCCTCCGTGTCTGGCGCGGGGCTCTCCACATCGACGGTCTGCTCTTCCGATTCCTCGATCGCGACCGCGGGAGGGCTCGGTTCCGCCGGCTCCGTCTCCTTCTTCTCTCTCTTCTTCTTGCGGGGCTTCTCCTCGGGCGCGTTCTCCGCGCGCGCCGGTCGGCGGACCCGGGCGCGGAACGCCGCGAAGCATCCGCCCGCTCCGCGCGCGAGAAGAACCGGCAGTCGGAGGAGGCGCGCTCCGAGATCGGGCGGGTGGACGCGCGGGATCGTGAGGTCGTAGAGCGCGGTGAGGACGACGAGGAAGAACGTGATCGCGATCAGCGTGCTCCCGATCGAACCGAAGGCGCGGTTCGTCGCTTCGAAGAGCGCTTCCCCGAGCGATCCGCCGAGAGAGGCCGCGTCCGATCCGAAAACCCTCGTCGAGAAGAAGAGGAGCGAGAAGGTGACGAGGATCGACCCGAAGAGGACGACCGCCCGGAGCACGGAACGAAGCGTGCCCCCCGTGAGGCGGTTCCATCCGACGCGGAGAAGAAAGACTGGGATGAGCCAGGATCCGAAACCAAAGAAGCCGACGAGTCCTCGCGAAAGAAAACGGTTGAAACGTCGAACCTCGTCGGACGAAGTTCCGATGTGCTGGACGAGCCCGATTGCCACGAGGAGCCCGAGCGAAAGGAGAAGGATCCCGAGGATCTTCCTCTCCCGATCGACGCGGATCTCCCCGTTCTTGGCTTGGTTCTCCTCTCCCATCACGCCTCCCTCCCCTCGCGGAACGCCCGAACGAGGCGCCGCGCCGCTCCCTCCGGGTCGCCGGAAGCGAAGAGCGCCGAGATCGCCGCGATCCCGTCAAGCCCGCGCTTCGCGGCCTCGCGCGCGTTCGACGGCCCGATGCCGCCGATCCCGACGAGCGGAAGCGAGACGGCTCTTCGGATCTCCTCCGTCCTCCCCACGGGAAGAGGGACGAGAGCCGGCTTCGTCCGGCTTCCGAACTGCGGCCCCACCCCGAGGTAGTCGGCTCCCTCCGCCTCCGCGCGGCGGGCGGTCTCCGGGTCCCGCGCGGTCCGGCCGATCCGCCTCGCGGGTCCGAGGAGCTTCCTCGCCTCGGCGATCGGAAGGTCCTCCTCTCCGAGGTGAACGCCGTCCGCCTCGACGGCGAGCGCGACGTCCACGCGATCGTTGATGAAAAAAGGAACGCCCGCGGTCTTCGCCGCCCGGGC is a window from the Candidatus Eisenbacteria bacterium genome containing:
- the thiE gene encoding thiamine phosphate synthase, with the translated sequence MDWTLLAIIDADFVPEDALEASIAAVARGGATWIQVRAKTLATGDFVRYARVAARAAKTAGVPFFINDRVDVALAVEADGVHLGEEDLPIAEARKLLGPARRIGRTARDPETARRAEAEGADYLGVGPQFGSRTKPALVPLPVGRTEEIRRAVSLPLVGIGGIGPSNAREAAKRGLDGIAAISALFASGDPEGAARRLVRAFREGREA